The Deltaproteobacteria bacterium genome window below encodes:
- the cbiB gene encoding adenosylcobinamide-phosphate synthase CbiB translates to MRLEYQVLSAIALDLALGDPRWIPHPVRWIGRFAASMETPFRRRFGNPRTAGTVAWFVVLLATLLGAFLLVRGAHRLHPWAVDGVSILLIYFSIAARDLVGHGEGVRRALEKGELPGAREKVGMIVGRDTDRLDEAGVVRAAVESVAENIVDGITAPLFYAALFGPLGAIGYRAINTMDSLFGYRNERYIDFGRTSARVDDVANFFPARVTGLLVPPAAFLLRLRASDAFRIFLRDRRNHPSPNSGHTEAAVAGALGVQLGGESFYGGRSSFKPLLGDPAETLNRRHIRQVNVLALTASALAVVLFLGSRLLVTACCGAGGVA, encoded by the coding sequence ATGAGGCTGGAATACCAGGTCCTCTCCGCCATCGCCCTGGACCTGGCGCTGGGGGATCCCCGTTGGATTCCCCACCCGGTACGGTGGATCGGCCGGTTCGCCGCATCGATGGAGACCCCTTTCCGGCGGAGGTTCGGGAATCCTCGAACGGCGGGGACCGTCGCATGGTTCGTCGTGCTGCTAGCGACGCTTCTTGGCGCTTTCCTCCTCGTTCGGGGCGCCCATCGGTTGCATCCGTGGGCGGTCGACGGCGTATCCATCCTGCTCATCTATTTCAGCATCGCCGCGAGGGACCTGGTCGGGCACGGTGAGGGGGTGCGCCGGGCATTGGAAAAGGGAGAACTTCCGGGAGCGCGGGAGAAGGTGGGGATGATCGTCGGCCGCGACACAGACCGGCTGGATGAAGCCGGTGTCGTTCGCGCCGCCGTGGAAAGCGTGGCGGAAAACATCGTCGACGGGATCACCGCCCCGCTTTTCTATGCTGCCCTGTTCGGCCCCCTGGGCGCCATCGGGTACCGGGCGATCAACACCATGGATTCCCTCTTCGGCTACCGGAACGAGCGGTACATCGACTTCGGGCGGACGTCCGCGCGCGTGGACGACGTCGCCAACTTTTTTCCTGCCCGGGTGACGGGGCTGCTGGTGCCGCCGGCCGCATTCCTGCTGAGGCTCAGAGCTTCCGATGCCTTCCGCATCTTCCTTCGCGACCGTCGCAATCACCCCAGCCCCAACTCGGGACACACGGAGGCGGCGGTGGCGGGTGCGCTCGGGGTGCAGCTCGGCGGGGAGAGCTTCTACGGCGGCCGGTCGTCGTTCAAGCCGCTGCTGGGGGATCCCGCGGAAACGCTGAATCGGCGGCACATCCGCCAGGTGAACGTCCTGGCGCTGACCGCCTCGGCATTGGCGGTCGTCCTGTTTCTCGGCTCCCGGCTGCTCGTGACCGCCTGCTGCGGTGCGGGAGGGGTTGCATGA
- a CDS encoding cobyric acid synthase, with translation MRRNGHGGNLRELAVQAGRTPEEILDFSANINPLGPPEWLRPLVGATLSSVVHYPDPDASALVQAAAKRYGVSTEEVVAGNGTSEILYLLALVPGASRAVIPGPAYVDYAAAARSAGLSVRSVPMKEEDGFALDIPALAAVLEGKDLVFIGRPNNPTGLVCDAEEVRSLALSHPYTTFVVDEAFADFVDGMDRLTGNRPPNVIVLLSLTKIFAIPGLRLGCAVGNPDRIGRIRALQPPWSVNAIAQAVGVAALKDGEYMVRSREYVGQQRERLMAGLRSIPGLFVFPGRANFLLVRIDRPATDAAALAGRLLSDGIAVRTCDNFVGLDARFFRVAVRTEEENDRLCEALRDVLGLPRKTLPRRRTPALMVQGTSSGAGKSILTAALCRILLQDGYRVAPFKAQNMSLNSFVTADGGEMGRAQVLQAQACRIAPDVRMNPVLLKPHSDTGAQVIVCGRPVGNMDVDRYSQYKAEAFGRVQAAYDDLAREHDVIVLEGAGSPAEINLKAHDIVNMRMARHAGANVLLVGDIDRGGVFASFIGTMETMSEGERARVAGYVVNRFRGKEELLEDALEYMQRYTGRPVLGVVPYLHGLGLPEEDSVAFKAAAGDGTPLPTGMVDIVVLDLPHISNFTDVDSLRGEPDVRVRIVRSAEELGRPDAVILPGSRNVPGDLEHLRREGLARAIIALAAGGETEVVGICGGFQMMGETISDLDGVESSGASVPGLGLLPVSTVMRREKVLARAQGRHLASGEEVAGYEIHHGRTPAMGVVPVVVLEDGRSEGATLGDGRMWGTYLHGIFDADGFRRWFVDRLRQRRGLPPAGKVLARYDLEPALDRLADVVRRSLRMEEIYRLAGLR, from the coding sequence ATGAGGCGTAACGGACACGGGGGGAACCTTCGGGAACTGGCGGTGCAGGCCGGCCGTACTCCGGAGGAGATCCTGGATTTCTCCGCAAACATCAACCCGCTGGGGCCTCCGGAGTGGCTTCGTCCCCTGGTCGGTGCAACCCTGTCGTCTGTTGTGCATTACCCCGACCCTGACGCCTCGGCCCTTGTCCAAGCCGCGGCAAAGCGCTACGGGGTTTCGACGGAAGAGGTCGTCGCCGGGAACGGGACGTCCGAAATCCTGTACCTCCTTGCGCTGGTGCCTGGCGCTTCCCGGGCTGTCATCCCGGGGCCGGCGTATGTCGATTACGCTGCCGCAGCGCGATCGGCAGGGCTTTCCGTCCGGTCGGTTCCGATGAAAGAGGAAGACGGGTTCGCCCTCGATATTCCTGCACTCGCCGCGGTGCTTGAAGGGAAAGATCTGGTGTTCATCGGCCGCCCGAACAACCCGACCGGGCTGGTCTGCGATGCGGAGGAAGTCCGCTCCCTGGCGTTGTCCCATCCGTACACGACGTTCGTCGTGGACGAGGCGTTCGCCGATTTCGTCGACGGGATGGACCGCTTGACGGGGAATCGGCCTCCCAACGTCATCGTCCTGCTCTCGCTGACCAAGATCTTCGCCATACCGGGCCTGCGGCTCGGCTGCGCCGTCGGCAACCCCGATCGTATCGGCCGGATCCGGGCATTGCAGCCGCCCTGGTCGGTCAACGCGATCGCCCAGGCGGTCGGCGTCGCGGCGCTGAAGGACGGGGAATACATGGTGCGCTCGCGGGAGTATGTCGGGCAGCAGCGGGAACGGCTCATGGCCGGTCTCCGATCGATCCCCGGCCTCTTCGTGTTTCCGGGAAGGGCGAACTTCCTGCTCGTGCGGATCGATCGCCCGGCAACCGACGCCGCCGCGCTGGCAGGGCGGCTGCTTTCGGACGGGATCGCCGTCCGGACGTGCGACAACTTCGTCGGGCTGGATGCCCGCTTCTTCCGGGTTGCCGTCCGCACGGAAGAGGAAAACGACCGTTTGTGCGAGGCGCTTCGGGACGTCTTGGGGCTGCCCCGAAAAACGCTTCCTCGTCGCCGCACGCCGGCCCTCATGGTCCAGGGAACCTCTTCCGGTGCCGGCAAGAGCATCCTTACGGCCGCGCTGTGCCGCATCCTGCTTCAGGACGGCTACCGGGTTGCCCCGTTCAAGGCGCAGAACATGTCGCTCAACTCCTTCGTCACGGCGGACGGGGGGGAGATGGGACGCGCCCAGGTCCTCCAGGCGCAGGCGTGCCGGATCGCACCCGACGTGCGCATGAACCCCGTCCTGCTCAAGCCCCACAGCGACACGGGCGCCCAGGTCATCGTCTGCGGCAGGCCGGTCGGGAACATGGACGTGGACCGGTACTCCCAATACAAGGCGGAAGCGTTCGGGCGGGTCCAGGCGGCGTACGACGACCTCGCGCGGGAGCATGATGTCATCGTGCTGGAAGGGGCGGGGAGCCCTGCGGAGATCAACCTGAAAGCGCACGACATCGTCAACATGCGGATGGCGCGCCACGCGGGAGCGAACGTCCTCCTCGTTGGCGACATCGACCGGGGCGGCGTGTTCGCCTCCTTTATCGGGACGATGGAAACCATGAGCGAGGGGGAGCGCGCCCGGGTTGCCGGGTACGTCGTCAACCGGTTCCGCGGGAAGGAAGAGCTGCTGGAGGATGCGCTGGAATACATGCAGCGGTATACGGGGCGCCCCGTGCTCGGCGTGGTCCCGTACCTGCACGGGCTGGGGCTGCCGGAGGAAGATTCGGTGGCCTTCAAGGCCGCCGCCGGCGACGGGACCCCTCTTCCCACGGGAATGGTGGACATCGTCGTGCTGGACCTGCCGCACATCTCGAATTTCACCGACGTCGATTCCCTGCGTGGCGAGCCGGATGTCCGCGTGCGCATCGTCCGCTCCGCGGAAGAGCTGGGCCGGCCGGACGCCGTGATCCTTCCGGGAAGCCGGAACGTCCCCGGCGACCTGGAGCATTTGCGACGGGAAGGGCTGGCCCGCGCGATCATCGCGTTGGCCGCGGGGGGCGAAACGGAAGTGGTCGGGATCTGTGGAGGCTTCCAGATGATGGGCGAGACGATCTCCGATCTCGACGGGGTCGAGTCCAGCGGGGCGTCCGTCCCGGGGCTGGGCCTCCTGCCGGTTTCCACGGTGATGCGGCGGGAGAAGGTCCTGGCGCGGGCGCAGGGGCGGCATCTTGCGTCGGGGGAAGAGGTGGCGGGCTACGAAATCCACCACGGGAGAACGCCGGCAATGGGCGTGGTTCCGGTGGTTGTTCTCGAGGACGGCAGGAGCGAGGGTGCGACTCTTGGGGACGGGCGCATGTGGGGCACCTATCTGCACGGGATCTTCGATGCCGATGGGTTTCGCCGATGGTTCGTCGATCGGCTCCGGCAACGGCGAGGCCTTCCCCCCGCCGGGAAGGTGCTCGCGCGGTACGACCTGGAGCCGGCCCTTGACCGGCTGGCCGACGTCGTCCGGCGGAGTTTGCGCATGGAGGAGATCTATCGCCTGGCGGGGCTTCGATGA
- the cobS gene encoding adenosylcobinamide-GDP ribazoletransferase — MTSFFAALRFLTVLPVPGGWCGGEEALKRSVPFFAVVGLCIGGLAAGMDAAFIRILPPLPVAVLVVIFLMAASGGLHIDGLADTADGFFSSRSRDRILEIMRDSRTGPMGTAAVACVLVLKVAALASVPPSRMLGAVLLMPVAGRCGIAVVMAVLPYARTDGGLCAVFLGGRTIRQAVWALAIFSLVAWWASGWMGLGTVAASVVAALLFANHCRRKIGGFTGDTLGAVCEIVEVIPALAAAVRMA; from the coding sequence GTGACGTCCTTCTTCGCAGCCCTGCGCTTCCTCACCGTCCTGCCGGTGCCCGGAGGCTGGTGCGGGGGCGAGGAGGCGCTGAAGCGAAGCGTCCCTTTCTTCGCGGTCGTGGGGCTGTGCATCGGCGGGCTTGCGGCGGGGATGGATGCCGCGTTCATCCGGATTCTTCCCCCGCTGCCCGTCGCGGTCCTCGTCGTAATCTTCCTGATGGCGGCATCCGGGGGGTTGCACATCGATGGTCTGGCCGATACGGCCGACGGTTTTTTCAGCTCCCGCAGCCGGGACCGGATACTTGAAATCATGCGGGACAGCCGGACCGGCCCCATGGGAACCGCCGCCGTGGCGTGCGTCCTGGTGTTGAAGGTAGCCGCCCTGGCCTCCGTTCCCCCTTCGCGGATGTTGGGAGCGGTCCTGTTGATGCCGGTGGCCGGGCGGTGCGGCATCGCGGTCGTCATGGCCGTCCTCCCGTATGCCCGCACGGACGGGGGGCTTTGCGCCGTCTTTCTCGGAGGGCGGACGATCAGGCAGGCGGTGTGGGCGCTGGCGATCTTCTCGCTCGTCGCCTGGTGGGCGTCGGGTTGGATGGGGCTCGGGACGGTGGCCGCCTCGGTCGTCGCGGCCCTTCTTTTCGCGAACCACTGCCGTCGCAAGATCGGCGGCTTCACGGGCGACACGCTGGGCGCCGTCTGCGAAATCGTCGAAGTCATTCCGGCGCTGGCCGCAGCGGTCCGGATGGCGTAA
- the cobT gene encoding nicotinate-nucleotide--dimethylbenzimidazole phosphoribosyltransferase — protein sequence MSLLKETVGAIVAQDPKSRAAARARLEQLTMPYWALGRLMDLAEDLAGMTRSLRPPVERKAVVVMAGDHGVAAEGVSKYPQEVTPQMVYNFVNGGAGINALARVSGARVVVVDMGVAGDLGPLAAEGKILSRRIGAGTGNMAVGPAMSREDAIRSVEAGIEVALMLAAETDLFATGDMGIANTTPSSAIVSVMTGAAVADVTGRGTGIDDAGLSLKVAVIEKALAVNRPDPDDAMDVLMKVGGFEIGGIAGLILGAASLRKPVLLDGFISTAGALIAQGLAPRAVDYMIAAHKSVEAGHRIALQKLGKEPLLDLGLRLGEGTGAALAMPIVEGAVRVLTEVATFEEAAVSGAVT from the coding sequence ATGAGCCTGCTGAAGGAAACGGTTGGAGCGATCGTAGCACAGGATCCGAAGTCGCGCGCCGCCGCAAGGGCGCGCCTGGAGCAGCTTACGATGCCGTACTGGGCGCTGGGACGCCTGATGGACCTCGCCGAGGATCTTGCCGGGATGACGCGGTCGCTTCGCCCGCCCGTGGAACGCAAGGCCGTCGTTGTCATGGCCGGCGATCACGGCGTCGCGGCCGAAGGCGTGAGCAAATATCCGCAGGAAGTGACCCCGCAGATGGTATACAACTTCGTCAACGGCGGGGCGGGGATCAATGCATTGGCGCGGGTTTCCGGAGCGCGCGTCGTCGTGGTCGACATGGGGGTGGCCGGGGACCTCGGCCCACTCGCCGCGGAAGGGAAGATCCTGTCACGCCGCATCGGGGCCGGCACCGGGAACATGGCCGTCGGTCCCGCCATGAGCCGTGAAGATGCGATCCGCTCCGTCGAGGCGGGGATCGAAGTGGCGCTGATGTTGGCCGCGGAGACCGACCTGTTCGCCACGGGCGACATGGGGATCGCCAACACGACGCCGAGCAGCGCCATCGTTTCCGTGATGACCGGGGCCGCTGTGGCCGATGTCACGGGGCGCGGGACGGGGATCGACGACGCAGGCCTCTCGTTGAAAGTCGCCGTCATCGAGAAGGCGCTGGCGGTCAACCGGCCCGATCCGGACGATGCCATGGATGTCCTGATGAAGGTGGGCGGTTTCGAGATCGGTGGGATCGCGGGGCTGATCCTCGGGGCCGCCTCGCTGCGGAAACCGGTGCTGCTGGACGGCTTCATCTCGACCGCAGGCGCGCTGATCGCCCAAGGGCTTGCGCCGCGGGCGGTCGATTACATGATCGCGGCCCACAAGAGCGTGGAGGCGGGGCACCGGATCGCCCTCCAAAAGTTGGGAAAGGAGCCGTTGCTCGACCTTGGGCTTCGGCTCGGGGAAGGAACCGGCGCCGCGCTGGCGATGCCGATCGTGGAAGGGGCCGTGCGGGTATTGACCGAAGTGGCGACCTTCGAGGAAGCGGCGGTCTCGGGGGCCGTTACGTGA
- the cobU gene encoding bifunctional adenosylcobinamide kinase/adenosylcobinamide-phosphate guanylyltransferase has protein sequence MGRVVLVTGGARSGKSEYARRHAESLPSPRAFVATCPVLDGEMDERIRKHREARKDGQWETIEEPVNLARVVREAREANVLLVDCLTLWVNNLLFEAQTAAGDIREEEMARRCGEILAACRAHAGTVVFVTGEVGMGIVPQAPVSRRFRDLLGRCNQVMAEGADDVILVVCGLPLHLKGRSKE, from the coding sequence GTGGGCCGGGTCGTCCTGGTGACGGGCGGCGCACGCAGCGGGAAGAGCGAGTATGCGCGCCGCCATGCCGAGAGCCTGCCGTCTCCGCGGGCGTTCGTCGCCACCTGCCCGGTTCTTGATGGGGAAATGGACGAGCGCATTCGGAAACACCGGGAGGCGCGCAAGGACGGGCAGTGGGAGACGATCGAGGAGCCGGTAAACCTCGCGAGGGTCGTTCGGGAGGCGCGGGAGGCAAACGTTCTCCTGGTGGACTGTCTGACGTTGTGGGTCAACAATCTGCTCTTCGAAGCGCAGACGGCGGCCGGGGACATCAGGGAGGAAGAGATGGCTCGCCGCTGCGGGGAAATTCTCGCCGCCTGCCGCGCCCATGCGGGCACGGTGGTCTTCGTGACCGGCGAAGTGGGGATGGGAATCGTACCGCAGGCCCCCGTGTCGCGGAGGTTCCGCGACCTGCTGGGGCGATGCAATCAAGTCATGGCGGAAGGGGCCGACGACGTGATCCTCGTGGTCTGCGGCCTGCCGCTCCATTTGAAGGGGAGGAGTAAGGAATGA